A genomic segment from Glycine soja cultivar W05 chromosome 18, ASM419377v2, whole genome shotgun sequence encodes:
- the LOC114394603 gene encoding aquaporin TIP1-3-like gives MAMHRIAIGTPGEAGQPDAIRAAFAEFFCMIIFVFAGEGSGMAYSKLTNNGPATPAGLIAASLSHAFGLFVAVSVGANISGGHVNPAVTFGAFIGGNITLLRSILYWIAQLFGSVVACILLKHATGGMETSGFSLSPGVSVWNALVFEIVMTFGLVYTVYATAVDPKKGNAGVVAPIAIGFIVGANILVGGAFDGASMNPAVSFGPAVVTWSWTHHWVYWVGPFIGAAIAAIIYDNIFIGDDGHEPLSSSDF, from the exons ATGGCAATGCATAGAATTGCAATTGGGACCCCTGGAGAGGCTGGCCAACCTGATGCAATCAGAGCAGCATTTGCAGAATTCTTCTGCatgatcatttttgtttttgctggGGAAGGATCTGGCATGGCTTACA GCAAACTTACCAACAACGGACCTGCAACACCAGCTGGTCTCATTGCTGCATCACTATCTCATGCATTTGGGCTTTTTGTGGCCGTTTCTGTTGGGGCAAACATTTCTGGTGGTCATGTGAACCCTGCAGTCACATTTGGTGCCTTCATAGGAGGAAACATAACCTTGTTGAGAAGTATTTTGTATTGGATTGCACAGTTGTTTGGTTCAGTTGTTGCATGCATTCTTCTAAAGCATGCAACTGGTGGAATG GAAACATCAGGTTTTTCTCTATCCCCTGGTGTGTCTGTGTGGAATGCATTGGTTTTTGAAATAGTGATGACTTTTGGGTTGGTATACACAGTTTATGCCACAGCAGTGGacccaaagaaagggaatgcGGGAGTTGTTGCACCAATTGCAATTGGTTTTATTGTGGGTGCCAACATCTTAGTTGGTGGTGCATTTGATGGTGCATCAATGAACCCAGCTGTGTCCTTTGGCCCTGCTGTGGTTACATGGTCATGGACCCATCACTGGGTCTATTGGGTTGGTCCATTCATAGGTGCAGCAATTGCTGCAATTATCTATGATAATATCTTCATTGGAGATGATGGCCATGAACCTCTTTCAAGCAGTGACTTCTAG
- the LOC114395047 gene encoding F-box protein At2g39490-like isoform X2: MGKDLFSNLPDQILCHIVSFLPNESSLETSLLSTRWRDLWNEALVKHGTQEDIIGVVADFITNFEEFDPLKHPRKLQFHFAEESVVSVTVANNSKLMLDFSPWKEEIPIGYELEFKLSKQHIATYQSFPSTFSVKTLHLKSVSCFTSEVAASIVSNLEHLENLVVIDCKGLESLSVDSTSELHKLTILDCLELKTLRLKTSKLKSFRYRGPLPLIRPEYHFNLSDAMLDFRLGLSCSGLKAKDFDATLLTIKNSEVLTLCKWTFEELIWPSISPLSGSFKFYKLRELWWIDNYNKDESNKDALFSFLKLCPTLEQLFVTNDPESYLAGGSNSCVVKGTKCTGMEHLKVIKFMGFSSRRDEISLAKCLIHMIKGKPPKIKTSDGNCLDAMFVE, encoded by the exons ATGGGAAAGGATCTGTTTAGTAATTTACCAGACCAAATTCTGTGTCACATAGTTTCATTTCTACCAAATGAGTCATCACTAGAAACCAGCCTTCTTTCTacaaggtggagagacctgtgGAATGAAGCTCTTGTCAAACATGGAACTCAAGAGGATATTATAGGTGTTGTTGCTGATTTTATCACAAATTTTGAGGAGTTTGATCCCTTGAAGCATCCCAGAAAGCTTCAATTTCACTTTGCTGAAGAGAGTGTAGTCTCAGTAACTGTTGCAAACAATAGCAAGCTCATGCTTGATTTCTCCCCTTGGAAGGAAGAGATTCCAATAGGGTATGAATTGGAGTTCAAGCTAAGTAAGCAACACATAGCCACCTACCAGTCTTTTCCTTCCACATTCTCAGTCAAAACCCTCCATTTGAAATCAGTGAGTTGTTTCACAAGTGAGGTTGCTGCTTCCATTGTTTCAAATTTGGAGCATCTTGAGAACTTGGTGGTCATTGACTGCAAAGGGTTGGAATCTTTGAGTGTTGACTCCACCTCTGAGCTTCACAAGTTAACCATCTTGGATTGCTTAGAGTTGAAGACTCTCCGTCTTAAAACTTCTAAACTCAAGTCTTTTCGGTATCGTGGGCCTCTTCCTTTGATTAGGCCAGAGTATCATTTCAACCTGAGTGATGCCATGCTTGATTTCAGATTAGGACTCAGCTGCAGTGGTTTAAAGGCCAAGGATTTTGATGCAACCCTTTTAACAATAAAGAACTCTGAAGTTCTTACTCTGTGTAAATGGACTTTTGAG GAATTAATATGGCCATCGATTTCTCCTCTATCTGGGAGCTTCAAATTCTATAAATTAAGAGAGTTATGGTGGATTGACAACTATAATAAGGATGAATCCAACAAGGATGCTTTATTCTCCTTCTTAAAATTATGCCCTACCTTGGAGCAACTTTTTGTGACT AATGATCCTGAAAGTTATTTGGCTGGAGGGTCCAATTCATGCGTAGTGAAAGGGACTAAATGCACAGGAATGGAACATCTTAAAGTGATAAAATTTATGGGGTTTTCAAGTCGAAGAGATGAAATCTCCCTGGCTAAATGTTTGATTCATATGATCAAGGGAAAGCCTCCAAAGATAAAGACTTCAGATGGGAATTGCTTGGATGCAATGTTTGTCGAGTGA
- the LOC114395047 gene encoding F-box protein At2g39490-like isoform X3, producing the protein MGKDLFSNLPDQILCHIVSFLPNESSLETSLLSTRWRDLWNEALVKHGTQEDIIGVVADFITNFEEFDPLKHPRKLQFHFAEESVVSVTVANNSKLMLDFSPWKEEIPIGYELEFKLSKQHIATYQSFPSTFSVKTLHLKSVSCFTSEVAASIVSNLEHLENLVVIDCKGLESLSVDSTSELHKLTILDCLELKTLRLKTSKLKSFRYRGPLPLIRPEYHFNLSDAMLDFRLGLSCSGLKAKDFDATLLTIKNSEVLTLCKWTFENDPESYLAGGSNSYVVKGTKCTGMEHLKLIKFMGFSSRRDETSLAKCLIHLIKGKPPKIKTSDGNSLDAMFVE; encoded by the exons ATGGGAAAGGATCTGTTTAGTAATTTACCAGACCAAATTCTGTGTCACATAGTTTCATTTCTACCAAATGAGTCATCACTAGAAACCAGCCTTCTTTCTacaaggtggagagacctgtgGAATGAAGCTCTTGTCAAACATGGAACTCAAGAGGATATTATAGGTGTTGTTGCTGATTTTATCACAAATTTTGAGGAGTTTGATCCCTTGAAGCATCCCAGAAAGCTTCAATTTCACTTTGCTGAAGAGAGTGTAGTCTCAGTAACTGTTGCAAACAATAGCAAGCTCATGCTTGATTTCTCCCCTTGGAAGGAAGAGATTCCAATAGGGTATGAATTGGAGTTCAAGCTAAGTAAGCAACACATAGCCACCTACCAGTCTTTTCCTTCCACATTCTCAGTCAAAACCCTCCATTTGAAATCAGTGAGTTGTTTCACAAGTGAGGTTGCTGCTTCCATTGTTTCAAATTTGGAGCATCTTGAGAACTTGGTGGTCATTGACTGCAAAGGGTTGGAATCTTTGAGTGTTGACTCCACCTCTGAGCTTCACAAGTTAACCATCTTGGATTGCTTAGAGTTGAAGACTCTCCGTCTTAAAACTTCTAAACTCAAGTCTTTTCGGTATCGTGGGCCTCTTCCTTTGATTAGGCCAGAGTATCATTTCAACCTGAGTGATGCCATGCTTGATTTCAGATTAGGACTCAGCTGCAGTGGTTTAAAGGCCAAGGATTTTGATGCAACCCTTTTAACAATAAAGAACTCTGAAGTTCTTACTCTGTGTAAATGGACTTTTGAG AATGATCCTGAAAGTTATTTGGCTGGAGGGTCCAATTCATACGTAGTGAAAGGGACTAAATGCACAGGAATGGAACATCTTAAACTGATAAAGTTTATGGGGTTTTCAAGTCGAAGAGATGAAACCTCCCTGGCTaaatgtttgattcatctgatCAAGGGAAAGCCTCCAAAGATAAAGACTTCAGATGGGAATAGCTTGGATGCAATGTTTGTGGAGTGA
- the LOC114395047 gene encoding F-box protein At2g39490-like isoform X1, whose product MGKDLFSNLPDQILCHIVSFLPNESSLETSLLSTRWRDLWNEALVKHGTQEDIIGVVADFITNFEEFDPLKHPRKLQFHFAEESVVSVTVANNSKLMLDFSPWKEEIPIGYELEFKLSKQHIATYQSFPSTFSVKTLHLKSVSCFTSEVAASIVSNLEHLENLVVIDCKGLESLSVDSTSELHKLTILDCLELKTLRLKTSKLKSFRYRGPLPLIRPEYHFNLSDAMLDFRLGLSCSGLKAKDFDATLLTIKNSEVLTLCKWTFEELIWPSISPLSGSFKFYKLRELWWIDNYNKDESNKDALFSFLKLCPTLEQLFVTNDPESYLAGGSNSYVVKGTKCTGMEHLKLIKFMGFSSRRDETSLAKCLIHLIKGKPPKIKTSDGNSLDAMFVE is encoded by the exons ATGGGAAAGGATCTGTTTAGTAATTTACCAGACCAAATTCTGTGTCACATAGTTTCATTTCTACCAAATGAGTCATCACTAGAAACCAGCCTTCTTTCTacaaggtggagagacctgtgGAATGAAGCTCTTGTCAAACATGGAACTCAAGAGGATATTATAGGTGTTGTTGCTGATTTTATCACAAATTTTGAGGAGTTTGATCCCTTGAAGCATCCCAGAAAGCTTCAATTTCACTTTGCTGAAGAGAGTGTAGTCTCAGTAACTGTTGCAAACAATAGCAAGCTCATGCTTGATTTCTCCCCTTGGAAGGAAGAGATTCCAATAGGGTATGAATTGGAGTTCAAGCTAAGTAAGCAACACATAGCCACCTACCAGTCTTTTCCTTCCACATTCTCAGTCAAAACCCTCCATTTGAAATCAGTGAGTTGTTTCACAAGTGAGGTTGCTGCTTCCATTGTTTCAAATTTGGAGCATCTTGAGAACTTGGTGGTCATTGACTGCAAAGGGTTGGAATCTTTGAGTGTTGACTCCACCTCTGAGCTTCACAAGTTAACCATCTTGGATTGCTTAGAGTTGAAGACTCTCCGTCTTAAAACTTCTAAACTCAAGTCTTTTCGGTATCGTGGGCCTCTTCCTTTGATTAGGCCAGAGTATCATTTCAACCTGAGTGATGCCATGCTTGATTTCAGATTAGGACTCAGCTGCAGTGGTTTAAAGGCCAAGGATTTTGATGCAACCCTTTTAACAATAAAGAACTCTGAAGTTCTTACTCTGTGTAAATGGACTTTTGAG GAATTAATATGGCCATCGATTTCTCCTCTATCTGGGAGCTTCAAATTCTATAAATTAAGAGAGTTATGGTGGATTGACAACTATAATAAGGATGAATCCAACAAGGATGCTTTATTCTCCTTCTTAAAATTATGCCCTACCTTGGAGCAACTTTTTGTGACT AATGATCCTGAAAGTTATTTGGCTGGAGGGTCCAATTCATACGTAGTGAAAGGGACTAAATGCACAGGAATGGAACATCTTAAACTGATAAAGTTTATGGGGTTTTCAAGTCGAAGAGATGAAACCTCCCTGGCTaaatgtttgattcatctgatCAAGGGAAAGCCTCCAAAGATAAAGACTTCAGATGGGAATAGCTTGGATGCAATGTTTGTGGAGTGA
- the LOC114395047 gene encoding uncharacterized protein LOC114395047 isoform X4, with protein sequence MVAEIVGQIREAAYEAEDIIDTYVADMIRRRKMNLLEKVVIEAMLDFNLSDAMLDFRLGLSCRGLKAKDFDATLLTINNFEVLTLCKWTFENDPESYLAGGSNSCVVKGTKCTGMEHLKVIKFMGFSSRRDEISLAKCLIHMIKGKPPKIKTSDGNCLDAMFVE encoded by the exons ATGGTGGCGGAAATCGTCGGCCAAATCAGAGAGGCTGCATACGAAGCCGAAGACATCATCGACACCTATGTGGCGGACATGATTCGACGTCGAAAGATGAACCTGTTGGAGAAGGTGGTCATCGAGGCCATGCTTGATTTCAACCTGAGTGATGCCATGCTTGATTTCAGATTAGGACTCAGCTGCAGAGGTTTAAAGGCCAAGGATTTTGATGCAACCCTTTTAACAATAAACAACTTTGAAGTTCTTACTCTGTGTAAATGGACTTTTGAG AATGATCCTGAAAGTTATTTGGCTGGAGGGTCCAATTCATGCGTAGTGAAAGGGACTAAATGCACAGGAATGGAACATCTTAAAGTGATAAAATTTATGGGGTTTTCAAGTCGAAGAGATGAAATCTCCCTGGCTAAATGTTTGATTCATATGATCAAGGGAAAGCCTCCAAAGATAAAGACTTCAGATGGGAATTGCTTGGATGCAATGTTTGTCGAGTGA
- the LOC114394409 gene encoding disease resistance protein RPP13-like: MADAIVNFLAEKLTRLLEEEAKLLTEVHDNVTSLHDQLKILNLFLKETQGTKQREHGLVAEMVGQIRDAAYQAEDIIDTYVADMIRRRKMNRLEKVVIGSVNHALMLHKVAVKIGDIKTRIDNRFGNIEKYGVRLISAKGEKSNGEEEETERVRKQRSEVEEDKVAGFESYSRAVIEKLTARVRDRDSRLNVVSITGVGGLGKTTLARKTYNNVRVKDTFSCRAWGYVSNDYRPREFFLSLLKCLQPGEYSDMSERRESDEELKMKVRECLNKSGKYLVVVDDVWETQVWDEIKSAFPDANNGSRILITSRSTKVASYAGTTPPYSLPFLNKQKSWELLFKKLFKGRRKCPPELVELGKSIAERCDGLPLAIIFMAGILANKELHKEWSDIKDHMDWHLGSDNDNILMDILRLSYDTLPSRLKPCFLYFGMFPQGYNIPVKQLIRLWTSEGLLTTHDSSSGSRTNAPEPEYIAEQYLAELVERSLVQVIHRTSYGSVKTCRVHLVLRHFCISEARKDKFFQVGGIINDSSQMHSRRLSLQGTLFHKSSVSSTSLSNNSSVSGTRSLLCFGKEEVSDVKKDQWEWLFKSFKLARVLDLGQMNVTSLPSGLKKLIHLRYLSIHSHNLETIPDSLCNLWNLETLDLRGSPIKSFSAELWQLKHLRNLLLLGPVVLPESETMPNLQTLSTVALDPRTASLLENGRFPELKKLGLHYEKRDDTMCECDPRVLLQSCLHRLSYLRKLKLIGTTEIPQNAANVCVFPSTITKITLTKFGFFNSSAMNTLGKLPNLLVLKLSSQKSDASFDLHCAAGGFSKLQVFVMVEIMVKSWRVVKGSMPSVQRVVVRNCEYLTELPEEIWSLTALCQVNVSCPSRKLAKTLQNLEVKNKRKLVVYPRSTN; the protein is encoded by the coding sequence ATGGCGGATGCAATTGTGAACTTCTTGGCAGAGAAGTTGACGAGGCTGCTTGAGGAGGAAGCCAAGCTTCTCACCGAGGTGCATGACAACGTGACCTCGTTGCACGACCAGCTTAAGATATTGAACCTCTTCCTCAAAGAGACCCAAGGGACCAAGCAGAGAGAGCACGGACTGGTGGCGGAAATGGTCGGCCAAATCAGAGACGCTGCATACCAAGCCGAAGACATCATCGACACCTATGTGGCGGACATGATTCGACGTCGAAAGATGAACCGGTTGGAGAAGGTGGTCATCGGCAGTGTCAACCACGCGCTCATGCTTCACAAAGTGGCGGTCAAGATAGGCGACATCAAGACAAGAATCGACAATAGGTTCGGCAACATAGAAAAATACGGCGTCAGACTCATCAGTGCAAAAGGTGAAAAAAGtaacggagaagaagaagaaacagagcgCGTGAGGAAACAGAGGAGCGAGGTGGAGGAAGATAAAGTGGCGGGGTTCGAGAGTTACTCCAGGGCTGTTATAGAAAAACTCACGGCAAGGGTCAGGGACAGGGATTCACGCCTTAACGTTGTTTCCATCACCGGTGTTGGTGGCTTGGGGAAAACCACCCTTGCCAGAAAAACATACAACAACGTTAGGGTCAAGGACACGTTTTCTTGTCGTGCATGGGGTTATGTTTCAAATGATTATCGGCCCAGGGAATTCTTCTTGAGTCTTCTAAAGTGTTTGCAACCCGGGGAATATAGTGATATGTCAGAGAGAAGGGAGAGCGACGAAGAACTGAAGATGAAGGTGCGAGAATGCTTGAATAAAAGCGGAAAGTACTTGGTGGTGGTGGACGATGTTTGGGAAACCCAAGTGTGGGATGAGATTAAAAGCGCTTTTCCAGATGCCAACAACGGAAGCAGAATATTGATAACAAGTCGTTCGACAAAGGTGGCTTCTTATGCTGGAACAACCCCTCCCTACTCGCTTCCCTTCctcaacaaacaaaaaagttgGGAGCTACTTTTCAAGAAGTTGTTTAAGGGACGAAGAAAGTGTCCCCCAGAATTAGTGGAACTGGGAAAATCCATAGCTGAAAGATGTGATGGCTTGCCACTTGCCATCATCTTCATGGCGGGGATTCTGGCCAACAAGGAATTGCACAAGGAGTGGTCTGATATCAAGGACCATATGGATTGGCATCTTGGTAGTGACAATGACAACATACTAATGGATATACTGAGACTAAGCTACGACACCTTGCCTTCACGGTTGAAGCCTTGCTTTCTATATTTTGGCATGTTCCCTCAGGGATACAATATCCCCGTCAAGCAATTGATCCGCTTGTGGACATCTGAAGGACTATTAACAACACATGATTCTTCTTCCGGAAGCAGGACCAACGCACCGGAGCCCGAATACATTGCGGAACAGTACTTGGCTGAACTAGTGGAACGAAGCTTGGTCCAAGTCATACATAGGACCAGCTATGGCAGTGTCAAGACATGTCGTGTTCATCTCGTTCTCCGCCACTTCTGCATATCCGAGGCCCGGAAGGACAAGTTTTTCCAAGTTGGTGGAATTATTAATGATTCTTCTCAAATGCACAGTCGCAGGTTGTCCCTCCAAGGCACACTATTTCACAAGTCCTCTGTTTCAAGCACTTCATTATCTAATAATTCCTCTGTCTCCGGAACTCGTTCCCTCTTATGCTTCGGCAAAGAAGAGGTGTCCGACGTTAAGAAAGACCAATGGGAATGGCTTTTCAAGAGTTTCAAGTTGGCTCGGGTGTTGGATCTAGGACAAATGAATGTTACCTCACTACCTAGTGGTTTGAAGAAGCTCATCCACTTAAGGTACTTGAGTATACACTCACACAATCTCGAAACTATTCCGGATTCATTATGCAACCTATGGAATCTAGAAACGCTTGATCTAAGGGGTTCCCCTATAAAATCCTTCTCTGCCGAACTCTGGCAGCTTAAGCATCTGAGAAATCTTCTGTTGCTTGGACCCGTGGTGCTTCCGGAAAGTGAAACCATGCCGAATCTCCAAACTCTCTCTACGGTGGCACTTGATCCACGCACGGCATCGTTGTTGGAGAATGGTAGATTCCCCGAGTTGAAAAAACTGGGTTTACATTATGAAAAACGTGATGACACAATGTGTGAGTGTGATCCTCGTGTGCTGTTACAAAGTTGCCTCCACCGGCTAAGCTATCTCCGGAAGCTAAAACTTATTGGCACTACTGAGATCCCGCAAAATGCAGcaaatgtgtgtgtgtttccCTCAACCATCACCAAGATAACCCTAACAAAGTTTGGTTTCTTCAACTCTAGTGCCATGAACACACTAGGAAAGCTTCCAAACCTCTTGGTGCTGAAATTGTCATCGCAGAAAAGTGATGCTAGTTTTGACCTGCATTGTGCCGCGGGAGGGTTCTCAAAGCTTCAAGTGTTTGTGATGGTAGAGATCATGGTTAAAAGCTGGAGAGTAGTGAAAGGTTCGATGCCAAGTGTTCAACGTGTAGTCGTCAGAAACTGCGAATACTTAACTGAGCTTCCAGAAGAAATCTGGTCCTTGACTGCATTGTGCCAAGTGAATGTTTCTTGTCCCAGTAGAAAATTGGCAAAAACACTGCAAAATTTGGAGGTGAAGAATAAGCGTAAGCTCGTCGTCTATCCTCGCTCAACCAATTGA
- the LOC114394410 gene encoding disease resistance protein RPP13-like yields the protein MADTIVVFLIEKLTRLLAEEAKLLGSAHDKVTSLRNELRFMNLFLNNSQGKRKDHNMVAELVDQIRDIAHEAEDVIDNYISDMIKQRRRNMLEKFGRGVDHALMLRNLTVKIDRIKTTINDIFDNKVKYGIEAGRRDSEEEAERIRKQRRDVEEQEVVGFAHDSKVVIEKLMASGSRLKLVSIVGMGGLGKTTLARKIYNSNRVKNTFPCRAWGYASNDYRPREFFLSLLKCLLSTSKYNDLFKKREEASRSEEELKMKVRECLSRSGGKYLVVVDDVWQSQVWDEVKGAFPDDSNGSRILITTRHAEVASHAGPMPPYFLPFLTEEESWELLSKKVFRGEDCPSDLEPMGKLIAESCNGLPLAIIVMAGILANKKSLRDWSRIKDHVNWHLGRDTTLKDILKLSYDTLPARLKPCFLYFGMYPEDYKIPVKQLIQLWISEGLLTQETCGSSTNIPEPEYIAEEYLDELVDRSLIQVVSRTSDGGVKTCRIHDLLRDLCISESKEDKFFEVCGEVDFQIRDSCPRKLSLHGTLFHFSSSSAVSDYSITGTRSLLCFGQEVYKVKPNHWRWLLKSFRLARVLDLGRMNVNSIPNDLEKLIHLRYLRIHSYNIETIPASICRLWNLETLDLRGSPIKSFSGDLWQLKQLRHLLMFGPVGLPDMPSESKTMQNLQTLSTVALDPRTTSLLDSRRFPRLTKLGIHHERRDKCNARIQLQSLNRLSHLRKLKVIGTTEIPQNANVFPSNITKISLTKFGCFNSNAMHILGKLPSLQVLKLSSQTNDTRFDLHCATGGFLQLQVFEMIAIKVKNWRLDKGSMPRIRRLDVRSCKSLTELPKELWSLTSLREVQVLWPCTELVKRLQNLVVNNGCKLVVYPLSTNDELDFL from the exons ATGGCGGATACAATTGTGGTTTTCCTGATAGAAAAGTTGACGAGGTTGTTAGCAGAAGAAGCCAAACTACTTGGTAGCGCGCACGACAAAGTAACATCGTTGCGCAACGAGCTGAGGTTCATGAACCTCTTCCTCAACAACTCCCAAGGCAAGCGCAAAGATCACAACATGGTCGCGGAACTCGTTGACCAAATCAGAGACATCGCCCACGAAGCCGAAGACGTCATCGACAACTACATCAGCGACATGATCAAGCAGAGAAGGAGAAACATGCTGGAGAAGTTTGGCCGCGGCGTAGACCACGCGCTCATGCTTCGCAACTTGACCGTCAAAATAGACAGGATCAAGACCACCATCAACGATATCTTCGACAATAAGGTCAAGTACGGCATCGAAGCTGGAAGGAGAGACAGCGAGGAAGAAGCAGAGCGTATACGGAAGCAAAGAAGAGACGTGGAGGAACAAGAGGTTGTAGGATTTGCGCATGACTCCAAG GTTGTAATTGAGAAACTCATGGCATCGGGTTCGCGCCTTAAACTGGTTTCCATCGTCGGTATGGGTGGTTTGGGTAAGACCACCCTAGCCAGAAAAATATACAACAGCAACAGGGTCAAGAACACGTTTCCTTGTCGCGCATGGGGTTATGCCTCTAACGATTATCGACCCAGGGAATTCTTCTTAAGCCTTCTCAAGTGTTTGTTGTCCACGTCTAAGTACAACGATTTGTTCAAGAAAAGAGAGGAGGCAAGTAGAAGCGAGGAGGAGCTGAAGATGAAGGTGCGAGAATGCTTGAGCAGAAGCGGTGGCAAGTACTTGGTGGTGGTGGACGATGTGTGGCAAAGCCAAGTGTGGGATGAGGTTAAAGGTGCTTTCCCTGATGACAGCAATGGAAGCAGAATATTGATAACTACTCGTCATGCTGAGGTGGCTTCTCACGCAGGTCCAATGCCTCCCTACTTTCTCCCCTTCCTCACCGAAGAAGAAAGCTGGGAGCTTCTTTCCAAGAAGGTGTTTAGGGGCGAAGATTGTCCTTCTGATTTGGAGCCCATGGGAAAATTGATCGCTGAAAGCTGTAATGGGTTGCCACTTGCCATCATCGTCATGGCGGGGATTCTTGCAAACAAGAAGTCACTGAGGGATTGGTCTAGAATCAAGGATCATGTGAATTGGCATCTTGGCAGGGACACCACACTCAAGGATATACTGAAACTCAGCTATGACACCTTGCCAGCGAGGTTGAAGCCTTGCTTTCTGTATTTTGGGATGTACCCTGAAGACTACAAGATCCCCGTGAAGCAATTGATCCAGTTGTGGATATCTGAAGGGCTATTAACACAAGAAACTTGCGGAAGCAGCACCAACATACCGGAGCCGGAATACATTGCGGAAGAGTACTTGGATGAACTAGTGGACCGAAGCTTGATCCAAGTGGTGAGTAGGACCAGCGACGGGGGTGTCAAAACATGCCGGATTCATGATCTTCTCCGCGATCTTTGCATATCCGAGAGCAAGGAAGACAAGTTTTTCGAGGTTTGTGGAGAGGTTGATTTTCAAATCCGAGATAGTTGTCCCCGTAAGTTGTCTCTCCACGGCACTCTATTTCATTTCTCTTCTTCAAGTGCCGTTTCTGATTACTCCATCACTGGCACGCGTTCCTTGTTATGCTTCGGCCAAGAAGTGTACAAGGTCAAGCCAAACCACTGGAGATGGCTTCTCAAGAGTTTCAGGCTGGCTCGCGTGTTGGATTTAGGACGAATGAATGTTAACTCAATACCCAATGATTTGGAGAAGCTCATCCATTTAAGGTACTTGAGAATACACTCATACAACATTGAAACTATTCCAGCTTCTATATGTAGGTTGTGGAATCTTGAAACCTTGGACTTAAGGGGTTCTCCCATAAAATCATTTTCTGGTGACTTGTGGCAACTTAAGCAACTAAGGCATCTTCTGATGTTTGGACCTGTGGGGCTTCCAGACATGCCATCAGAGAGTAAAACTATGCAGAATCTTCAAACTCTCTCTACAGTGGCGCTTGATCCACGCACAACTTCATTGTTGGATAGTCGTAGATTCCCCAGGTTGACAAAATTGGGTATACACCATGAAAGACGTGATAAGTGCAATGCTCGTATACAGTTACAAAGCCTTAACCGCTTAAGCCATCTCCGCAAGCTAAAAGTGATTGGCACCACGGAGATTCCGCAAAATGCAAATGTGTTTCCCTCAAACATCACCAAAATATCCCTCACAAAGTTTGGTTGCTTCAACTCCAATGCCATGCATATACTAGGAAAGCTTCCCAGCCTCCAAGTTCTGAAACTGTCATCGCAGACAAATGATACTCGTTTTGACCTCCACTGTGCCACGGGAGGGTTCCTTCAGCTCCAAGTGTTTGAGATGATAGCAATCAAGGTAAAAAATTGGAGACTTGACAAAGGTTCAATGCCACGCATTCGACGTTTAGACGTTAGAAGCTGCAAATCCTTGACGGAGCTTCCAAAAGAACTATGGTCTTTGACTAGCTTGCGGGAAGTGCAGGTCTTGTGGCCATGTACTGAATTGGTAAAAAGGCTCCAAAATTTGGTGGTGAACAATGGGTGCAAGCTCGTGGTCTATCCTCTCTCAACAAATGATGAATTAGATTTTCTCTAA
- the LOC114395512 gene encoding zinc finger protein ZAT11-like, producing MKREREVDSLTMANCLMLLSRGSEFEATYSSTSMSNRVFECKTCNRQFPSFQALGGHRASHKKPRLMAGDIEGQLLHDSPPKPKTHECSICGLEFAIGQALGGHMRRHRAANLNGNVHNSTATSSSSGGSSFDSSPKKKADNKRVLVLDLNLTPFENDLEFLKIGKPTTFVDYLY from the coding sequence atgaagagagaaagagaggttGATAGCTTAACCATGGCGAATTGTTTGATGTTGCTTTCTCGTGGAAGTGAATTTGAGGCCACCTACTCAAGCACTTCTATGAGCAATCGTGTCTTTGAGTGCAAGACATGTAATAGGCAATTCCCTTCATTTCAAGCACTTGGTGGCCACAGGGCTAGCCACAAAAAGCCTAGGTTGATGGCAGGAGATATCGAAGGCCAATTGCTTCATGATTCACCCCCAAAGCCTAAGACTCATGAGTGTTCCATTTGTGGGTTGGAGTTTGCTATAGGGCAAGCCTTGGGAGGTCACATGAGGAGGCACAGAGCGGCGAATTTGAATGGAAACGTGCACAATTCTACGGCTACGAGTAGTAGTAGTGGGGGTAGCAGTTTTGATTCATCGCCAAAGAAGAAAGCTGACAACAAGAGAGTTTTGGTTTTGGATTTGAATCTGACACCCTTTGAGAATGATTTGGAGTTTTTGAAGATTGGAAAACCAACCACTTTTGTTGATTATTTGTATTGA